Proteins encoded in a region of the Pristis pectinata isolate sPriPec2 chromosome 16, sPriPec2.1.pri, whole genome shotgun sequence genome:
- the npepl1 gene encoding probable aminopeptidase NPEPL1 — protein sequence MAGVELRFSAAAGDSEPPVRPLLVVGQLPNLQRLRWADISGKLSPQVTEEVWQTALGNLNPNPTDNCPLYLTYATVAALPSRVSRHNSPSAATFLTRLVRSCLPGGANRCIVMVCEWSDVFASGCAIARAFPLFSRRSSASRRTDKRVVTVEFLLVGQNNGPIDATALECLESAADGIRLAARIVDTPCNEMNTDTFLEEIKMVGNALGIVPTIIQGEELREQGFGGIYGVGKAAMNPPALAVLSYLPEGATQTIAWVGKGIVYDTGGLSIKGKTTMPGMKRDCGGAAAILGAFKATVKQGFKDNLHAVFCLAENAVGPRATRPDDIHQMYSGKTVEINNTDAEGRLVLADGVAYASKDLGADIILDMATLTGAQGICTGKYHAAVLSNTEEWEVACVKAGRSSGDLAHPLVYCPELHFSEFTSAVADMKNSVADRDNAQSSCAGLFIGAHVGFDWPGVWVHVDIASPVHTGERATGFGVAFLLALFGRASRDTMLNLVSPLGASTDTHLVPNEGDGSLSKRRRLV from the exons ATGGCGGGCGTGGAGCTGCGCTTCAGCGCCGCCGCCGGGGACTCGGAGCCGCCCGTCCGGCCGCTGCTCGTCGTGGGGCAGCTGCCCAACCTGCAGAGGCTGCGATGGGCCGACATCAGCGGCAAGCTGTCGCCCCAGGTGACGGAGGAG GTCTGGCAGACAGCACTGGGCAACCTCAATCCCAACCCCACAGATAACTGCCCCCTGTACCTGACGTATGCCACAGTTGCTGCCCTGCCCTCTCGAGTCAGTCGTCACAACAGCCCATCTGCAGCCACGTTCCTCACCCGCTTGGTTCGAAGCTGTCTGCCCGGAGGAGCCAACCGCTGTATTGTA ATGGTTTGTGAGTGGTCTGATGTTTTCGCTTCCGGCTGTGCGATTGCAAGAGCATTTCCGCTCTTTTCCCGCCGATCCAGTGCCTCCAGACGCACGGACAAACGTGTAGTTACGGTGGAGTTCCTGCTTGTTGGACAGAACAATGGCCCCATTGATGCAACAGCTCTTGAG TGTTTAGAGAGCGCGGCGGATGGAATCCGGCTGGCAGCCCGAATTGTGGACACGCCCTGCAATGAAATGAACACTGATACTTTTCTTGAG GAAATTAAGATGGTTGGGAATGCACTAGGAATTGTTCCCACCATTATCCAGGGCGAGGAGTTGAGAGAACAAGGATTTGGAG GCATATACGGTGTTGGGAAGGCAGCAATGAATCCTCCTGCACTTGCAGTTCTCAGTTATTTACCAGAGGGCGCCACGCAGACAATTGCCTGGGTCGGCAAAGGCATTGTGTATGACACAGGAGGCCTGAGCATTAAAGGAAAG ACCACCATGCCAGGAATGAAGAGAGACTGTGGAGGAGCAGCAGCTATTCTTGGAGCTTTCAAGGCAACTGTGAAACAA GGTTTTAAGGACAATCTGCATGCTGTGTTCTGCCTGGCTGAGAATGCAGTTGGACCCCGAGCAACCAGACCTGACGATATACATCAGATGTACTCTGGAAA GACAGTTGAAATCAATAACACTGATGCTGAGGGCCGCTTGgtactggcagatggagttgccTACGCATCCAAGGATCTGGGAGCAGATATCATCCTTGACATGGCAACACTGACGGGAGCACAG GGTATCTGTACAGGGAAATACCATGCTGCTGTCCTGAGCAACACCGAGGAGTGGGAGGTGGCCTGTGTTAAAGCCGGTCGGAGCAGCGGAGACCTCGCCCACCCTCTCGTCTACTGTCCTGAGCTCCACTTCAGTGAGTTCACCTCTGCCGTGGCTGATATGAAGAACTCCGTCGCT GATCGTGACAACGCTCAAAGTTCCTGTGCTGGTCTTTTTATCGGTGCCCACGTTGGATTTGACTGGCCTGGAGTGTGGGTCCATGTGGACATTGCATCCCCTGTACACACA GGTGAGCGTGCGACAGGCTTCGGCGTTGCCTTCCTGCTGGCCCTGTTTGGCCGTGCTTCCAGAGACACCATGCTGAACCTTGTCTCCCCGCTGGGCGCTAGCACAGACACACACCTGGTGCCGAATGAGGGTGATGGCAGCTTGTCCAAGCGCAGGCGACTGGTGTAA